Proteins from one Ficedula albicollis isolate OC2 chromosome 3, FicAlb1.5, whole genome shotgun sequence genomic window:
- the LOC101822112 gene encoding mitochondrial amidoxime reducing component 2 — protein sequence MVTARQEPRLVLISTSCDDGHLVLEAGDMERISVPVQLPKKNPVRNCRVFGQDIQGRDCGDEVAQWITTFLNSEPCRLVHFEPSMVPRKSKDTIALFRNTDEVAYPDCSPVLMISEASMDDLNTRLEKKAKIQNFRPNIYVTDCSAFEEDTWEDVLIGDVEMKGTVCCGRCILTTVNPDTGIIDRKEPLETLKSYRLCDPSERHIYKTSPLFGKYFAVNKTGTIQVGDPVYKMVWE from the exons ATGGTGACAGCTCGCCAGGAGCCGCGGCTCGTCCTTATTTCTACCAGCTGTGATGACGGGCACCTGGTCTTGGAGGCCGGGGACATGGAGAGGATAAGCGTGCCTGTACAGCTCCCCAAGAAAAACCCCGTCCGCAACTGCAG GGTGTTTGGACAGGATATCCAAGGCAGGGACTGTGGTGATGAAGTGGCTCAGTGGATCACCACCTTCCTGAACTCAGAGCCGTGTCGACTGGTGCACTTTGAGCCCTCCATGGTGCCAAGAAAGTCAAAGGACACAATAGCCCTTTTCCGAAACACAGATGAG GTTGCCTATCCTGACTGCAGCCCAGTCTTGATGATCTCTGAAGCTTCAATGGACGATTTAAATaccaggctggaaaagaaagcTAAGATACAGAACTTCAGGCCAAATATTTATGTAACAGACTGCAGTGCTTTTGAGGAG GACACCTGGGAGGATGTTCTTATTGGTGATGTGGAGATGAAAGGGACCGTGTGTTGTGGCAG GTGTATTTTAACCACCGTTAATCCAGACACTGGGATCATTGACAGGAAGGAGCCCTTGGAAACATTGAAAAG CTACCGCTTATGTGACCCGTCCGAGAGGCACATTTACAAAACCAGCCCTCTCTTTGGGAAATACTTTGCTGTTAACAAAACTGGAACGATTCAAGTTGGAGACCCTGTGTACAAGATGGTCTGGGAATGA
- the LOC107603480 gene encoding profilin-3-like, which translates to MISVLRAKSQKVKDGVAQCWAFLGDSDSPAATDFWMYSIISILVERDIEDEAVVGLFDNGCVWAIKPGDTDQDQKMFLLVGIAIDGKKCGGICEILLVDEDKVMDVRSKGSDSRSIPSGMTPRPLIFLLGKNGVHRGVLI; encoded by the exons ATGATCAGTGTGCTGAGAGCAAAGTCCCAGAAGGTAAAAGATGGGGTAGCTCAGTGTTGGGCATTTCTGGGAGACTCAGATAGCCCAGCCGCGACGGATTTCTGGATGTACTCCATCATCAGCATCCTGGTGGAGAGGGACATTGAAGATGAGGCTGTTGTGGGTCTTTTTGATAACGGATGTGTGTGGGCAATCAAGCCAGGAGA CACAGACCAGGATCAGAAAATGTTCCTGTTAGTGGGAATAGCCATAGATGGTAAAAAGTGTGGTGGGATTTGTGAAATCCTGCTGGTGGATGAAGACAAGGTGATGGATGTCAGAAGCAAAGGCAGTGACAGCAGATCTATCCCTAGTGGCATGACTCCCAGACCACTGATCTTCCTCTTGGGCAAGAATGGAGTCCACAGAGGAGTCCTTATTTAA
- the C3H1orf115 gene encoding uncharacterized protein C1orf115 homolog, with product MTVGARLGAKVRGRFSRRGHGDDQVSILPGEEEEAAAGTGGSAGAPRAAVLQEQEEEEEEEGAGGRKVRFAVLPGPYEPLRPPRAPGKRPYGKRLKKYGKNVGKVLQKGCHYLVVGLQGLAAAYSAPFGVSAHVASFVR from the exons ATGACGGTGGGTGCGCGGCTGGGCGCCAAGGTGAGGGGCAGGTTCTCCCGCCGCGGGCACGGCGACGACCAGGTGTCCATCCTGCCcggcgaggaggaggaggcggcggcgggAACCGGGGGCAGCGCGGGGGCCCCGCGGGCGGcggtgctgcaggagcaggaggaggaagaggaggaggagggcgcCGGGGGCAGGAAGGTGCGCTTCGCCGTCCTGCCCGGCCCCTACGAGCCGCTGCGCCCGCCGCGGGCCCCCGGCAAGCGACCGTACGGGAAGCGCCTCAAGAAGTACGGAAAG AATGTCGGGAAGGTTCTGCAGAAGGGTTGTCACTACTTGGTGGTCGGCCTGCAAGGATTAGCAGCAGCGTATTCTGCTCCCTTTGGAGTGTCAGCACATGTGGCGTCCTTCGTCCGCtag